The genomic stretch TTCTTCAGGAGGCCGTGAGATGAGCGCCCGCATGACCTGCGTTCCACGGCGAAACACGCGACCATGAGCGATGGCCGGACCTGTGGCTACGCGTGGTGGCGCCACGAGCTCCGCGTGGGGGACCACGTGTACTCCCAATACGAAGCGAGCGGGAACGGGGGACAGTTGGTCATGGTGGTCCCCGCGCTGGACCTCGACGTGTCCATCTGGCGGAAGTTCCGTGAGGAGCTGTTGCCCCAGTTCATCATGGGGGCCGTGAAGCCCCGTAAGCAGGCCTGGAGACCCCTGGTGATTCCGAGGGGTTCCGCCGTTCTTCGAAAAAGAAGCGCCTGCCGTGAAGGGATTTCTTCCTCGCGCCTCTGAGCTGGCGGAAGGAGGAGGGATGACCTCGAAGAGTTGCGATGTGTATCAGCTCGCGCTTGAGATGAGCCGCCACGGTGCTCTCGACGTGCGGGAGAAAGAGGAAGCGGAGCAGCATTCCGCGACGTGTGCGGAGTGCCAGCGGGCCCTGGCGCTTTCGGCGGAACTGGACCAGGCGCTTGGCTGCGTGAGCATTCCGGCGCCGCGCCACGCGGAAGTCTCGCGGGCGCTCGCCAAGGACCGCTTCTGGCTGAAGTACGGCCCGTGGGTCGCGCTCGGGTCGTTCGTGGGGCAGGGCGTGTTCCTGGGCCCGCTGTTCGCACCGGAGGCGCCCCTGCGGTTGTGGGCCATTGTCTCGGCGGTCGGAGTGCTCTTCGCGGGTGGGCTCGCCTTGACGCTGCGCGGCCTTCAACGGCGTGCCGTCGAAGCGGCCAGTGTCGGTGTGGACGCGTGGATGGCGCAGCGGCGGGCGCGCATCGGCACGGAGCTCAAGGACCTGGCCACCCTCCTGTGGCTCTTCCCGGCGATGTCGGCCGTGATGGTGGGGTCGGCGTTTCTGATGCGCGACAAGGGGCTCCTGGGAGTCGTCACCCTGCTGTTTGCCGCGGCAGTGAACCTGGGCATGACGGTCTACCTCGCTCGGACGCGCAGGCCGAGGCTGCTGCGCGAGCGCGCCGAACTCGAGGTCGCGCCGTGACGCCGCGCGTGCCTTTCGATGAAGAGGCCCTGCGGGCCGCCGCGGTGTCGGGCGACGCCGCCGCGCGAGAGAATGTCATGCGCCATCTTTACGAGGCGCTCAGCGGGAAGCTGTACGTGCTCTGCCATGGAATCACCCGGGACCCGAGTGATGCCCAGGATGCCGTTCAGGAGACGTTCCTCTCGATTCAACGGGCCCTGCCGCAGTTCCGGGGGGATGCGCAGCTGTCGACGTGGGCCTATCGCATCGCGGTGCGGGCAGCCGTGGCCGCGAAGGCGCGGCGCGAGCG from Myxococcus xanthus encodes the following:
- a CDS encoding RNA polymerase sigma factor, whose product is MTPRVPFDEEALRAAAVSGDAAARENVMRHLYEALSGKLYVLCHGITRDPSDAQDAVQETFLSIQRALPQFRGDAQLSTWAYRIAVRAAVAAKARRERHRGDAVDIEMADPRARIEETFETRERKRRLEVAMRTLSLEHRTVLSLFAVEGLSHAQIASVLGIPEGTAWSRLHLARKRLAAALESTAP